The following proteins are co-located in the Streptomyces sp. NBC_00435 genome:
- a CDS encoding ABC transporter ATP-binding protein, producing the protein MSGIRFDSVSVAYHGTTVLDRLELTVEPGEVMALLGPSGSGKTTALRAVAGFVRPASGRVLIGGRDVTALPPHKRGIGMVVQQYALFPHMRVEDNVAFGLRAQKAPRAEIPGRVAEALEMTGMAAYAKRYPRELSGGQQQRVAIARALAIRPGVLLLDEPLSALDAQLRSGMLAELARLHRELPEVSILYVTHDQVEALTLADRIAVMDRARLQDCGSPQELYRAPRTEFTASFVGNANLLPVTVVDGGALFAGRPLELDRGRAAVGASATLCVRPHLLGLGAGPNALSGTITEVQWRGSTHRLYVDIEGHRVKADLPELRETPALGDHVTLHFEPRDAVLLAAGVSDD; encoded by the coding sequence GTCGAGCCCGGCGAGGTCATGGCGCTGCTCGGCCCCTCCGGCTCCGGCAAGACGACGGCACTGCGCGCGGTGGCCGGCTTCGTACGGCCCGCCTCGGGCCGGGTGCTGATCGGCGGCCGGGACGTCACCGCCCTGCCGCCGCACAAGCGGGGCATCGGCATGGTCGTCCAGCAGTACGCGCTCTTCCCGCACATGCGGGTCGAGGACAACGTCGCCTTCGGCCTCAGGGCGCAGAAGGCGCCCAGGGCCGAGATCCCCGGCCGCGTCGCCGAGGCCCTGGAGATGACCGGGATGGCGGCCTACGCCAAGCGCTACCCCCGGGAGCTCTCCGGCGGGCAGCAGCAGCGCGTGGCCATCGCCCGCGCGCTCGCCATCCGGCCCGGGGTCCTGCTGCTGGACGAGCCGCTGTCCGCGCTCGACGCCCAGCTGCGCTCCGGGATGCTGGCCGAACTGGCCCGACTCCACCGCGAGCTGCCGGAAGTCTCCATCCTCTACGTCACCCACGACCAGGTCGAGGCGCTGACCCTGGCCGACCGGATCGCCGTCATGGACCGGGCCCGGCTGCAGGACTGCGGCTCCCCGCAGGAGCTGTACCGGGCCCCGCGCACCGAGTTCACCGCCTCCTTCGTCGGCAACGCCAACCTGCTGCCCGTCACCGTGGTCGACGGGGGCGCCCTGTTCGCCGGGCGTCCCCTCGAGCTGGACCGCGGGCGTGCGGCCGTCGGCGCGAGCGCGACCCTGTGCGTACGGCCGCACCTGCTCGGCCTCGGTGCCGGCCCCAACGCGCTCAGCGGGACGATCACCGAGGTGCAGTGGCGCGGTTCGACCCACCGGCTCTACGTGGACATCGAGGGCCACCGGGTCAAGGCGGACCTGCCCGAACTGCGCGAGACGCCGGCGCTGGGCGACCACGTCACCCTGCACTTCGAGCCGCGGGACGCCGTTCTG